The genomic stretch CGCTATTTCTGAGGCTATCTTGTAGGAAAGGCCAAATCATTATAAAACAACGCCGCACTAACATTGCCCCCCAGTGCAGGGTGTATAAACAATGCTAGCATTTCCCCTGAGGGTACAGAAACCTGGGTTCTCATGCTGCGCCCGCGGTAGTTTAATAACCTCGCGAGTATAACAAACGATTTGGAATTGAATGTAGATGAACCCACTCGACCGGTAATAGAATATAGTGCCCATTTGTACTTTTAACTGTGCAAGTGTAACAGTATGAAAGATCTTGACCGCACCTGAGCTACATGAAAGAAACGCTGGCGCTCACGATCATCTATATCCAACCTCACAACCCATACGATTcacaaaaaataaatcctGCCAACCAAGACGCCCAAAGTCAGCTTTAATCACGCTGAACATTTCTTCTGTGTGCTTTCGATATCGAAAACCTATCTTGGCACGGTTGTTATTCTCCTCTGGAGATTAATACGGAATCTCCCGAGGATTGGCCGAACGGCTAATCGGATGGCTTACCGGGCAAGGAGCACTTATGTCATGTGCACGACATCAGATATAATCATCCCCGTAAATAAAATGTAGTAGAACCAATTTGGGAGCTGTTCTGGAACAAGCGACATGGACATTGAGTCACCGTGGCAAGACGGAGGTAACATACGTATGATCTCAGAGTGACACCGACTCACAGGTTCTAGATCAAGCTATGAGTTTATAACATCGCTTACACTGCCCTTCCAATTTCCAAATACTGTACATTTCAAATTGCCTAGTCCTCCAATATCTTATCAACATCACATTGACAATGTCTCGTCAGTTGTGTATCACCTCGGTTGATGGCCATACCGGCTTTCTGATTGCGGAACTAATCTTGACGGACAACAAATTCAAAAAGGCTATTGGGACCGTCACCGGCTTGACGCTTCATCCAGATGCCCCGTTTTGCAAGGAACTGTCGAAACTCGGCGCCAAGATTGTTCCTCATAGACCCGGTCGACTGAGAGATATGGTGTCATCACTCCAGGAGGTTGGGGCCGATACGATGTGTCTCATTCCCCCTGCCCATACCGAGAAGTTTGACATAACGGCAGAACTTATCgaagagacaaagaaggccaatgTACCGAATGTATGCTTTCTCAGCTCCGCTGGCTGTGATCTTGCAGAAAGGGACAAACAGCCGAGACTGCGAGAATTCATCGACTTGGAGGCACGCTTCATGGCATCTAAGGGGGATCCGTCGACGTCCACTGGTCACTCCCCGGTGATTATACGGTGCGTGGTGAAATCCTGGCTACTAATTCTATCTTATCCGGGTTGGCCTTCGGTGCAACTTACTTACCAATCCGTAGAGCCGGCTTTTACGCCGAAAATCTATTGCTCTACTCTCGGCAAGCACAGGAAGAAGGcatacttcctcttcccacTGGGAAAGATCATAAGTTCGCACCAATAGCTCTCGGTGTAAGTGTTTCGGACGAGGATAACGCGGTGTGCTTACTATACTAGGATGTTGCCCAAGTTGCCGCCCACGTCCTCACTGGGAAGGGCAAGCATGGATTCAGCGACAGACATAGGGGCCAGTTGATGGTGCTGACAGGTATGACAAGTCAAGTATCTGCGCTGTCGAGTTAGCTGACATTGCCACCAGGCCCGCTGCTCACCACTGGCGATGAGCTGGCCTCTGCTGCTAGCCAGGCCCTGGGGGAGAATTTGAAGTTCGAAGATATATCCGAGTTGGTTTCCTGCATTCTTCCGATATTTGGACAAACATTTTCTGACCGAAGTCAACAATCCTAGGGcggaagcaaagaaggtTCTCCATGCGCAATCGGAAAGCGATGAGTCTGAGGTTCAATACCTTCTCGAGTACTACTCCTTGGTTCGTGAAGGCAAGACCAACTACATCTCCACCACGGCTTTCCATGATGTCACCGGTGGCCATCCACAAGAGCCTCC from Aspergillus oryzae RIB40 DNA, chromosome 1 encodes the following:
- a CDS encoding uncharacterized protein (predicted protein) is translated as MSRQLCITSVDGHTGFLIAELILTDNKFKKAIGTVTGLTLHPDAPFCKELSKLGAKIVPHRPGRLRDMVSSLQEVGADTMCLIPPAHTEKFDITAELIEETKKANVPNVCFLSSAGCDLAERDKQPRLREFIDLEARFMASKGDPSTSTGHSPVIIRAGFYAENLLLYSRQAQEEGILPLPTGKDHKFAPIALGDVAQVAAHVLTGKGKHGFSDRHRGQLMVLTGPLLTTGDELASAASQALGENLKFEDISEAEAKKVLHAQSESDESEVQYLLEYYSLVREGKTNYISTTAFHDVTGGHPQEPPDFFKTYAQEFHAKRGHKKRKLSADK